A part of Fusarium oxysporum Fo47 chromosome III, complete sequence genomic DNA contains:
- a CDS encoding Nnf1-domain-containing protein — MAPDPQPEQSAQAEAAQETTQSQSQEPEQQPESEQDPPASPPLPQRHTAVTPGPRAARLQELYARSLKKTLGKIGWDNVAGCYPTVAKRAEGVLRQVQGQMVDKLGEKCEKEFDNIMVSRQVVPKLNDLESLISDASRRRAESTTEEPTPPHLLPPSAILAAHLTPALTAHQSQLNARLQTTQSQNALLYDEVRRQREEIRTLLDALEAVVADVQGANDALRPVMDDVAAETRQGIAAVDAANGGGEQGASS; from the exons ATGGCGCCCGATCCGCAACCCGAACAATCCGCGCAAGCCGAAGCAGCCCAAGAAAcaactcaatctcaatcaCAAGAACCAGAACAACAACCAGAATCAGAACAAGACCCTCCCGCATCACCACCCCTCCCTCAGCGACACACAGCCGTTACGCCTGGTCCCCGCGCCGCGCGTCTACAAGAACTCTACGCGCGATCGCTAAAGAAGACGCTGGGGAAGATTGGATGGGACAATGTCGCCGGCTGCTACCCTACGGTTGCGAAGAGGGCGGAGGGTGTGTTGAGGCAGGTTCAGGGACAAATGGTTGATAAGCTTGGCGAGAAGTGCGAG AAAGAGTTTGATAATATTATGGTGTCGAGACAGGTCGTTCCTAAGCTCAATGACTTAGAGAGCCTTATTAGCGATGCCTCCCGCCGACGCGCCGAGTCAACAACAGAAGAACCAACACC tcctcatcttctgccCCCATCAGCAATCCTCGCCGCGCATCTCACACCCGCCCTCACAGCGCACCAGTCGCAGCTCAATGCTCGCCTACAAACGACACAATCGCAAAACGCTCTGTTGTACGATGAAGTTCGTcgtcaaagagaagaaattcGTACACTTCTTGATGCCCTCGAAGCTGTCGTCGCCGATGTCCAGGGCGCAAATGACGCGCTGCGCCCGGTTATGGacgatgttgctgctgagacgAGACAGGGCATAGCAGCCGTTGACGCTGCCAATGGTGGTGGGGAACAAGGAGCGTCATCATGA
- a CDS encoding uncharacterized protein (of unknown function-domain containing protein) — protein MAAAARLTFLSPQVLRGLRATPRSAAGFARHRGTFARRRGKAVEPQPLRADTTAKLNASHPLTSETPTRPEPESSTTQESVQATPDKSVSTNEAAASTSSKQQPKENETSKEEQQARTAREEAKQSGPLEAVLHIEPPETTKKTTTTRPGPAMCPPPYVHHFDTYSLVKQLQEGGYTQEQATTSMKAIRTLLAENLDIAQSTLVSKSDVENETYLFTAACSELSTEIKNNRRLEEEQLRQQRTHLQHEVDILTQSLNQEVHTLNDNVRGSFNDRKMAVREEQKSVESSIQQINYKISIVLSSDAKSEIEAVRWILIRRSVLGILFMAVLTLGTLRYATYVSHERQKEADRIKKEEEEKRRNGGKQDRATDADAIAILAAN, from the exons ATGGCGGCCGCTGCTCGGTTGACCTTCTTAAGCCCGCAGGTTCTGCGAGGCCTACGTGCGACGCCCCGATCTGCCGCTGGCTTTGCTCGACATAGAGGTACTTTCGCGCGCAGGAGAGGAAAAGCTGTTGAGCCTCAACCCCTAAGGGCAGATACGACCGCCAAGCTTAATGCCTCGCACCCACTCACTAGCGAAACTCCTACTCGTCCCGAGCCCGAGAGCAGCACGACACAAGAGTCGGTACAGGCGACGCCAGATAAGTCAGTGTCGACGAACGAGGCTGCTGCATCGACGAGCAGTAAGCAACAACCTAAGGAGAACGAGACATCGAAGGAGGAACAACAAGCCAGAACAGCCCGGGAAGAGGCAAAACAGAGCGGTCCCCTTGAAGCAGTACTGCATATAGAACCACCAGAAACAAccaagaagacgacgacgacaagacCAGGGCCGGCCATGTGCCCACCGCCCTACGTCCACCATTTCGATACCTACTCGCTCGTGAAGCAATTACAAGAAGGGGGCTATACACAGGAGCAAGCCACAACATCAATGAAGGCGATTCGAACGTTGCTTGCAGAGAATCTCGACATAGCGCAGTCAACTCTTGTCAGCAAGAGCGATGTGGAAAAT GAAACATACCTTTTCACAGCGGCTTGTTCAGAGTTGAGCACTGAGATTAAGAATAACCGAcggcttgaagaagagcagctACGACAACAGCGAACACACCTACAGCACGAGGTCGACATCTTGACGCAATCACTCAACCAGGAGGTTCATACACTTAATGACAATGTTCGAGGTTCATTTAACGATCGCAAAATGGCTGTCAGAGAAGAACAGAAAAGCGTCGAGAGCTCT ATTCAACAAATAAATTACAAGATCAGCATTGTTCTCAGTAGCGATGCTAAATCAGAAATCGAGGCAGTTAGATGGATTCTTATCCGTCGCTCTGTTCTAGGAATACTGTTCATGGCTGTTTTGACGCTTGGTACACTTCGATATGCCACATATGTTAGCCATGAACGACAAAAAGAAGCAGATCGtatcaagaaagaagaggaagagaagcgaaGAAACGGCGGAAAGCAGGATCGCGCTACGGATGCTGATGCAATTGCAATTCTGGCTGCCAACTAA
- a CDS encoding armadillo-type protein: MATGAFDQSQRQPMHSQTNNSTNATAWDTLHTRSLFANENGERRGSNAFNVPTTSAFWGTTPLATRSPSTSPSRMVQDHIPNSDLGNDQSLAGHFSQMGISKERSTAMYGNAFRYDSDPFNGFGRAQDRRSNSSRHSQSSPSYRATHTASKSTQSQQQFPNHMSQGSNHQALNQKAFNHNNSQSLDATSFNLLGNMPGVFAFDPNCQPWNNDASGQRVNGNSLDLSSEMMNAQASTMHRGSIDRLSNLTEQGPNPRANPQIWSQVYSARPVDQGLRITNQVNQLAAQSMPYYGHQLAMFSEPNAPYALGLDQYPQRYHQLAHNNSGYGAPYPYHSQNNGPGPKIYKNQWVKDFCGRLTKRSGPQPELCEAYGHMVDASGEQESSRWLQTKLAVATNEEKTRILLEIADDARTVMICSFGNYVMQNLIEYTGQGEKYHILQQMKGHVNDLARNKHGCRVVQKAIEHFLVEQNLELVQEIRPHLLDLMKHETGNHVIQKFVQELPSAHLNSFVGVAEEHALELSQDSHGCRVIQRLLEVCQEEDIRKVLDPLYPSMEMLATNQFGNYVVQAIIEHRPGNDRDRIVEMVINKLLYFSKNKISSNVVEKCIAFGSDEQRTQIREQLCTVSASGKDTLFELINDQFANYVIKSLVHNTKGPGQQQLAQKIHTHLETMKKSAPLPKPSHSLSQVVEKILIVDNMAINLKIEVDSAEPTPMLTNETNSPQSDGLPSANGSAIGVPSAGIKNPEVAVHVHNDEA; the protein is encoded by the exons ATGGCCACGGGAGCCTTTGATCAATCGCAACGGCAGCCCATGCATTCCCAgaccaacaacagcacaaATGCCACGGCATGGGATACTTTGCACACCCGTAGCTTGTTCGCAAATG AGAATGGCGAGCGACGCGGATCCAATGCATTCAACGTACCCACCACCTCCGCCTTCTGGGGAACAACACCTCTCGCAACACGATCGCCCAGTACATCGCCGAGTAGGATGGTACAAGACCACATCCCCAACAGCGACCTAGGGAATGACCAAAGCTTAGCGGGACACTTCTCTCAAATGGGCATTTCGAAAGAAAGGAGCACTGCTATGTACGGCAACGCATTTCGCTACGACTCAGATCCTTTCAATGGCTTCGGCCGGGCACAGGACCGCCGCTCCAACTCCTCACGACATTCTCAATCTTCACCCTCCTACCGTGCTACCCATACTGCAAGCAAATCGACACAGTCCCAGCAACAATTTCCCAACCACATGAGTCAAGGCAGCAACCACCAGGCTCTCAATCAAAAAGCATTTAATCATAATAACAGCCAGAGTCTGGATGCAACATCCTTCAACCTTCTGGGAAACATGCCCGGTGTATTTGCTTTCGACCCTAATTGCCAGCCCTGGAACAACGACGCTAGCGGACAACGTGTCAACGGCAACAGCCTGGATCTGAGTTCTGAAATGATGAATGCACAAGCCTCCACGATGCACCGAGGTTCCATCGACCGCCTCTCGAACCTCACAGAGCAAGGACCCAACCCCAGAGCGAACCCGCAAATTTGGAGTCAAGTGTATTCTGCTCGACCAGTGGATCAAGGGCTCCGCATAACGAACCAAGTCAACCAACTGGCAGCACAGTCTATGCCCTACTATGGTCACCAGCTGGCGATGTTCTCTGAACCCAACGCTCCGTACGCCCTCGGACTTGACCAGTACCCTCAGCGCTATCACCAGCTGGCGCACAACAATTCTGGGTATGGAGCACCATACCCCTATCATAGCCAGAACAATGGCCCTGGGCCCAAGATCTACAAAAACCAATGGGTGAAAGACTTCTGTGGACGGTTAACGAAAAGGTCTGGTCCTCAACCAGAGCTTTGTGAAGCCTATGGCCACATGGTCGATGCCAGTGGAGAACAGGAGTCGTCACGGTGGCTTCAAACGAAGCTGGCCGTTGCAACCAATGAAGAGAAGACTCGAATCTTGCTAGAGATAGCAGATGATGCTCGCACCGTGATGATCTGCTCTTTTGGCAACTACGTAATGCAGAATTTGATCGAATATACAGGGCAGGGAGAGAAATATCACATTCTTCAGCAAATGAAAGGCCACGTCAACGATCTAGCACGGAACAAACACGGTTGCCGTGTGGTCCAGAAG GCCATAGAGCACTTCCTTGTCGAGCAAAATCTCGAACTTGTCCAGGAGATCCGACCACATCTACTTGATTTGATGAAGCACGAGACTGGAAACCATGTTATCCAGAAGTTCGTCCAAGAGCTCCCTTCAGCACATCTCAACTCTTTTGTTGGGGTTGCTGAAGAACACGCCCTGGAACTCAGCCAGGATTCGCATGGATGCCGGGTTATTCAACGACTCCTGGAGGTGTGCCAGGAGGAGGACATCAGAAAGGTCTTGGATCCGCTTTACCCATCGATGGAGATGCTTGCCACAAACCAATTCGGCAACTATGTCGTTCAGGCTATCATCGAGCACCGACCCGGCAATGACAGGGATCGAATTGTTGAGATGGTTATCAACAAACTGTTATACTtctccaagaacaagattTCGTCCAATGTAGTCGAGAAATGCATCGCCTTTGGCTCGGATGAACAACGAACACAAATCCGCGAACAACTTTGTACTGTCAGTGCGAGCGGGAAGGACACTTTGTTTGAGCTGATCAACGACCAGTTTGCAAACTATGTTATTA AAAGCCTAGTTCACAACACCAAGGGTCCCggacagcagcagctggcACAAAAGATCCATACGCACCTTGaaacgatgaagaagagcgcaCCCCTCCCAAAGCCATCACACAGTTTGAGCCAAGTAGTGGAGAAGATCTTGATTGTCGACAATATGGCCATCAATCTCAAAATCGAAGTTGACTCGGCTGAACCAACTCCAATGTTGACCAATGAAACAAATAGCCCTCAAAGCGATGGGCTACCAAGTGCCAACGGAAGTGCCATTGGAGTCCCATCTGCCGGCATCAAGAACCCGGAGGTGGCTGTTCACGTCCATAACGATGAGGCGTAA
- a CDS encoding uncharacterized protein (expressed protein), with product MTSGPLKFFNLALLVTGYSLGFAVLDTHMFPVAARFIGRGRCPPPAKPGLEVLFLNEGQTTTKNWLCLVTLSIKRSKEPNASSAPGLDWTLCAHLNDAEKSLEFHASVASDGSIVLDANARYERLSRTKGTSPSPQS from the coding sequence ATGACCAGCGGGCCCTTGAAATTCTTCAACTTGGCTCTTCTAGTGACTGGATACTCGCTGGGATTCGCTGTACTCGACACCCACATGTTCCCTGTAGCCGCCCGGTTCATTGGTCGAGGCCGTTGTCCTCCCCCTGCCAAGCCAGGCCTGGAAGTTCTTTTCCTCAATGAAGGGCAGACGACAACAAAGAACTGGCTCTGTCTGGTGACCTTATCGATAAAGAGAAGCAAGGAGCCGAATGCCTCTTCTGCTCCTGGATTGGACTGGACTCTTTGTGCTCATCTAAACGATGCTGAAAAGAGCCTAGAATTTCACGCGAGTGTGGCAAGCGATGGATCCATCGTTTTGGACGCCAATGCAAGGTACGAACGGTTATCACGCACAAAAGggacaagcccaagccccCAATCCTAA
- a CDS encoding uncharacterized protein (expressed protein), translated as MTGESSSAVEGQHTGNIPMIGCLPKLFGAQRWNILIPGSYFLLLRGHKLWRRCFHHLIFLSLHGGCSILAPRRILMPGALASERHDNTLDGKGWSPMLSRLLGVFVLQYPVTQVLALHHYQILPLQHHVEDYDDDYFIPFVGSCSQFFGPRFATFSNLCLINFYGHLMWGTHHHQRQIEEERDRKGHPGWTLNTTYRDMISWLEPVGLERYTLALASFVCRGHKD; from the coding sequence ATGACAGGTGAATCATCGTCGGCTGTGGAAGGTCAGCATACGGGCAATATTCCAATGATTGGGTGTCTCCCGAAACTTTTCGGTGCCCAGAGATGGAATATTCTAATACCCGGGtcttatttcttattattgAGGGGACACAAGTTGTGGAGGCGTTGCTTCCATCACTTGATATTCCTGTCGCTCCATGGGGGCTGTTCGATTCTAGCCCCGAGGCGCATACTTATGCCGGGAGCTTTGGCTTCTGAGCGACACGACAACACCCTTGACGGGAAGGGCTGGTCTCCGATGTTGAGTCGTCTCCTTGGGGTATTTGTTTTACAATACCCGGTCACCCAAGTTTTGGCTTTGCATCATTACCAGATCCTaccacttcaacaccatgtGGAGGATTATGACGACGATTATTTTATACCATTTGTGGGCAGTTGCAGCCAGTTTTTTGGGCCTCGTTTTGCCACTTTCTCGAATCTTTGTTTAATCAACTTTTATGGGCATTTGATGTGGGGaacgcatcatcatcaacgacagATAGAGGAGGAAAGGGACAGAAAGGGGCATCCTGGATGGACCCTTAACACAACATATAGGGATATGATATCATGGCTGGAACCAGTTGGGCTCGAACGCTACACGCTCGCCCTCGCGTCTTTTGTTTGCCGAGGGCACAAAGACTGA
- a CDS encoding putative Sin3 binding protein-domain-containing protein — protein sequence MTATLYRSHRAAVPGSRSRSLHRDRVANFISFSRSKSLTKGSHFQTCSFGSAYNQDRNSVNMATMAAAARDISQASLSRDNLTAVAARSVPATVTRPQQPLPTPPNSISPNLPPHGLKAQLQKAKLEPIDSDLDLHEPSDRRRSISPGLEASGAITGSLLAKYHLPEILLNHGPLAIRHIMGYLTTSVPGFSGIPPTKARRLVVGALEGRGGEGGGLDGEVEFEKVGWGRWDARKRGQPSRHRQGTPPSSYGAGIPIGNNGGRGQDRPRLSIASSNGDSVQYSHDDNDIYMMEHEADKMSMDGSGSASCSEAPDDDVVMNDDPEDATDDEDWATMGAAALRAESYPNQAAAQTDHGFRSSSAYAPGGLRSFSASSGMARPPQTLNIDFSALAGTSDAQEREAVEALLQLGSV from the coding sequence ATGACCGCAACTCTTTACCGCTCCCATAGGGCAGCAGTACCTGGTTCTCGCTCTCGTTCTCTTCACAGAGATCGCGTCGCAAATTTTATCtcattctcaagatcaaaatcGCTGACCAAAGGTTCCCATTTTCAGACTTGCTCGTTCGGAAGCGCATACAATCAAGACCGAAACTCGGTAAACATGGCTACAATGGCAGCGGCTGCTCGTGATATCTCCCAGGCCTCCTTGAGCCGAGACAACTTAACTGCTGTAGCGGCTCGGAGTGTCCCTGCGACTGTGACACGACCTCAACAACCCCTTCCTACTCCCCCCAACTCCATCTCTCCCAACCTGCCGCCCCATGGCCTCAAGGCGCAGCTCCAAaaggccaagcttgagcCTATTGACTCAGACCTGGACCTTCACGAGCCGTCGGATCGACGACGTTCGATCTCGCCTGGCCTCGAGGCTTCGGGTGCTATCACTGGCTCTCTCCTTGCCAAATACCACCTGCCAGAGATCCTGCTCAACCATGGTCCCTTGGCTATCAGACACATCATGGGGTACCTGACCACTTCGGTACCCGGATTCTCTGGAATCCCCCCAACAAAGGCGCGGAGACTAGTCGTGGGAGCTTTGGAgggacgaggaggagaaggaggcgGACTGGATGGAGAGGTGGAATTTGAAAAGGTGGGATGGGGCCGATGGGATGCTCGTAAGCGAGGACAGCCTTCTCGACACCGACAAGGAACTCCTCCTTCATCCTACGGCGCGGGCATCCCCATCGGTAACAACGGCGGTAGGGGTCAGGACCGGCCCAGACTCAGCATTGCGTCAAGCAACGGGGATTCGGTGCAGTATTCTCATGATGATAACGACATTTACATGATGGAGCATGAGGCCGACAAGATGTCCATGGATGGATCTGGATCCGCTTCGTGCTCCGAGGCTCcggatgatgatgttgttatGAACGATGATCCTGAGGATGCGACGGATGACGAGGATTGGGCTACCATGGGGGCTGCTGCTCTTCGAGCCGAGTCTTACCCTAACCAGGCGGCAGCTCAGACAGACCATGGCTTCCGATCCTCTTCTGCATATGCACCAGGTGGACTTCGTTCGTTCTCTGCCAGCTCCGGCATGGCTCGCCCACCTCAAACACTCAACATCGACTTCTCGGCGTTGGCGGGCACCTCTGACGCACAGGAGCGGGAGGCCGTCGAGGCGCTCCTGCAGCTCGGTTCTGTATAA